From a single Oncorhynchus nerka isolate Pitt River linkage group LG11, Oner_Uvic_2.0, whole genome shotgun sequence genomic region:
- the kcnj13 gene encoding inward rectifier potassium channel 13 isoform X1: MILGIIMHVSRYLYPDLPTCLPSTPHLPVTMTTKMTNDLDGNKVSSSPLLLSTSSPSYLSCQRLVTKDGHCALRSSPPSPGLWPSWASASAWLLALQDLWGAVVCLRWRWVLLAFCTSFVAHWLLFACLWYLLAHFNGDLAVEDHNAPPEGHVVCVKHITSFTAAFSFSLETQLTIGYGTMFPSGDCPSAIALLAVQMLLGLMLEAFITGAFVAKIARPQKRAGAIQFSPQAVVGQHQGQPCLMFRATNLLRRPLVDVEVSAVLYEERDDQVLHQTNLDFQLDRLGPRPCPFFIFPLTFYHILDRHSPLYPALREGSTSHFELVVFLSASQEGTGDACQKRTSYLRQEIQFERRFVPAMGLDKHGRYQVSSQHFGMAHCKEPLDKECVVQINGDGSDRME; this comes from the exons ATGATTCTTGGCATAATTATGCATGTTTCCAGATACCTTTATCCTGACCTGCCCACTTGCCTGCCCTCGACCCCTCACCTCCCTGTAACCATGACAACCAAAATGACCAACGACCTGGACGGGAACAaggtctcctcctcccctctcctgttgTCCACATCATCCCCATCCTACCTGTCTTGCCAGCGTCTGGTGACCAAGGACGGTCACTGTGCCCTgcgctcctcccctccctctcctggcCTGTGGCCCTCCTgggcctctgcctctgcctggcTGCTAGCTCTACAG GACCTGTGGGGGGCAGTGGTGTGCCTGCGCTGGCGCTGGGTCCTCTTGGCCTTCTGCACCTCCTTCGTGGCCCACTGGCTGCTGTTCGCCTGCCTGTGGTACCTACTGGCCCACTTCAATGGAGACCTGGCGGTGGAGGACCACAACGCTCCTCCAGAGGGTCACGTAGTGTGTGTCAAACACATCACCAGCTTCACTGCagccttctctttctccctggaGACCCAGCTGACCATAGGGTACGGCACCATGTTCCCCAGTGGGGACTGTCCCAGTGCTATAGCCCTGCTGGCAGTTCAGATGCTGCTGGGGCTCATGCTGGAAGCCTTCATCACAG GTGCGTTTGTGGCTAAGATCGCCCGTCCCCAGAAGCGTGCGGGGGCCATCCAGTTCAGCCCCCAGGCGGTGGTAGGTCAGCACCAGGGCCAGCCCTGCCTCATGTTCCGGGCCACCAACCTTCTGCGCCGCCccctggtggatgtggaggtcagTGCCGTCCTGTACGAAGAGAGAGACGACCAGGTCCTGCACCAGACCAACCTGGACTTCCAGCTGGACCGGCTGGGCCCCCGCCCCTGCCCATTCTTCATCTTCCCCCTCACCTTCTACCACATCCTGGACCGCCACAGCCCCCTTTACCCAGCCCTGCGTGAGGGCAGCACCAGCCACTTTGAGCTAGTGGTGTTTCTCTCCGCCTCACAGGAGGGCACGGGTGACGCCTGCCAGAAAAGAACGTCCTATCTGCGCCAGGAGATCCAGTTTGAGCGGCGCTTCGTGCCCGCCATGGGGCTGGACAAGCATGGCAGGTACCAGGTGAGCAGTCAGCACTTTGGCATGGCCCACTGCAAGGAGCCGCTGGACAAGGAGTGTGTGGTGCAGATCAACGGGGACGGGAGTGACAGGATGGAGTAA
- the kcnj13 gene encoding inward rectifier potassium channel 13 isoform X2 — protein MTTKMTNDLDGNKVSSSPLLLSTSSPSYLSCQRLVTKDGHCALRSSPPSPGLWPSWASASAWLLALQDLWGAVVCLRWRWVLLAFCTSFVAHWLLFACLWYLLAHFNGDLAVEDHNAPPEGHVVCVKHITSFTAAFSFSLETQLTIGYGTMFPSGDCPSAIALLAVQMLLGLMLEAFITGAFVAKIARPQKRAGAIQFSPQAVVGQHQGQPCLMFRATNLLRRPLVDVEVSAVLYEERDDQVLHQTNLDFQLDRLGPRPCPFFIFPLTFYHILDRHSPLYPALREGSTSHFELVVFLSASQEGTGDACQKRTSYLRQEIQFERRFVPAMGLDKHGRYQVSSQHFGMAHCKEPLDKECVVQINGDGSDRME, from the exons ATGACAACCAAAATGACCAACGACCTGGACGGGAACAaggtctcctcctcccctctcctgttgTCCACATCATCCCCATCCTACCTGTCTTGCCAGCGTCTGGTGACCAAGGACGGTCACTGTGCCCTgcgctcctcccctccctctcctggcCTGTGGCCCTCCTgggcctctgcctctgcctggcTGCTAGCTCTACAG GACCTGTGGGGGGCAGTGGTGTGCCTGCGCTGGCGCTGGGTCCTCTTGGCCTTCTGCACCTCCTTCGTGGCCCACTGGCTGCTGTTCGCCTGCCTGTGGTACCTACTGGCCCACTTCAATGGAGACCTGGCGGTGGAGGACCACAACGCTCCTCCAGAGGGTCACGTAGTGTGTGTCAAACACATCACCAGCTTCACTGCagccttctctttctccctggaGACCCAGCTGACCATAGGGTACGGCACCATGTTCCCCAGTGGGGACTGTCCCAGTGCTATAGCCCTGCTGGCAGTTCAGATGCTGCTGGGGCTCATGCTGGAAGCCTTCATCACAG GTGCGTTTGTGGCTAAGATCGCCCGTCCCCAGAAGCGTGCGGGGGCCATCCAGTTCAGCCCCCAGGCGGTGGTAGGTCAGCACCAGGGCCAGCCCTGCCTCATGTTCCGGGCCACCAACCTTCTGCGCCGCCccctggtggatgtggaggtcagTGCCGTCCTGTACGAAGAGAGAGACGACCAGGTCCTGCACCAGACCAACCTGGACTTCCAGCTGGACCGGCTGGGCCCCCGCCCCTGCCCATTCTTCATCTTCCCCCTCACCTTCTACCACATCCTGGACCGCCACAGCCCCCTTTACCCAGCCCTGCGTGAGGGCAGCACCAGCCACTTTGAGCTAGTGGTGTTTCTCTCCGCCTCACAGGAGGGCACGGGTGACGCCTGCCAGAAAAGAACGTCCTATCTGCGCCAGGAGATCCAGTTTGAGCGGCGCTTCGTGCCCGCCATGGGGCTGGACAAGCATGGCAGGTACCAGGTGAGCAGTCAGCACTTTGGCATGGCCCACTGCAAGGAGCCGCTGGACAAGGAGTGTGTGGTGCAGATCAACGGGGACGGGAGTGACAGGATGGAGTAA